Part of the Lotus japonicus ecotype B-129 chromosome 6, LjGifu_v1.2 genome, AATAATTCCTTGAACATTCTCATACATCACCTTTAATCATCTGCCGAAActcaataaaaaaagaaaagttaaAAACCATCCGGTCCAGGTGCACAATTTCCATCACAAGCCAAAACCACCTCCCAAATCTCCTCATAAGAAAACTTTTCCTCCAACATTGATCTATCCTCCAAGGATACTCGAGGAAAATCATCACATGAGATCCAAACACCCCCTCCCTTAGCTCCTAAAGAAGCTTGGAAAATTATTGAAAACCACATCTTTGATTGGACCAGGCTCCACCATAACCTCCCTATTCACCTGAATATGATCCAAGCTAGCTCTTGATACCCTCACCTTACACAAACTATGTAACAAGCTAGTATTCCAATCACCCTCCTTAAGTCACCTCAACCTAGACTTCTGCAACCACCTACTCACCTCCATTCGATACTCTCTCCAAAGATCATTCAACACTAACTTCCTATATCTTCGAAGCCCCTTTGATGCCCCATCACGTTCCATAGACACCATCAGTTCGTGGAATTTTTCTTCCAACCTTTCACCTTGACCGACCCCCAAACCTCATTCTAAGGTCTTCCTTCGAAGCCCCTTCATTCAATGTAAGAGCACCAAACCATACCACCCCACTACCACATTTGAACTCCACCACTTCTCCACAATCTCCTTAAGCCCTTCCTCCAACAACCAGTAATTGAAGAAAATTGGGATATGTTTATTGCGGCTTTGTTGGGAAAATGGAAATGGAAATTCTTGGCAAGGAATGGTGACATTTGTAGTAGAGTCATCTGGAACCGTTACGGAAATAGGGTGGCAAAGGGGGTATTGAACACCAAGGCAAAGGACTCCTTATGGTGGCGCGACATTTTTAACTGTGCTATGATTATGGTGATGGTGCTTGCTGGTTTGATAGTGTCTTGAGGCTGAAAATGGGGAATGGAAATGCGACCCGCTTCTAGAAGGACGCATGGTGTGGGAAAGACCTGGCCTCGATTGTCAGTCTAATTAAGGAACATCGAACTAGTGTCTCGACTGGTTCAatgattatatattaaaatgtatttaatttgaTTATCATCGGTTTTACCCCGATTCAACCACAGTCTAATTAATGAACATCGAACCAGTGTCTCGACCAGTAcaatgattatatatatatatatatatattaaaaagtaTTTAATTTGATTATTATCGGTTATACCCCGATTCAACCACAATCTAATTAATGAACATCGAACCAGACTGGTTCTATGATTGGTCTGATTCTACAAACATTGCTTCCAACGGAGGCGAAAAAAGAAAATCAAGCACATGTGTACCAGTTTTCAATAACTATTGctaattttctatatttatataattaattaaataagagGAGGAGTAGGTTTTCGTAATTGACTCCTAATCTTGACCctcaattttattaaaaaacaaCGGTTGGGatcaaaacttaaaaaatatCATTTCCCCATTCCCTAATTTTCCTGTCATTCTCTTCATGCATCTAATCCCCTGTTTCTTCCTCATTTTTGTTTGCAAGCCAAATTGGTTTTGTGTCTTATTGTTCTTCTTTCTCGTAGCATTAGATGAAAGGGTTAATTGATGGAGGAAAACAGTGCTTGAAAACAAGTGGTGGGGTTAGTTTTGTTTGTGTTTTCATGAATTTGGTCAAAGCTGTGATCTTGAAGGAGTTGAGGCTGAATTTGTTATAGATTCATGGGCGGGCTAAAGGCTTTTGTTGGTGCTGCTACCCGTGTTTCAACAAGGCTGATTGCTTTGTGTGAGTAGAGGAGGTCAGGAGGCTATCATCATCATGCATCTTTCACTATGGAAGCCTATTTCTCACTGTGCTTCTCTGATCATGGATAAGAAGAGCACGAAGAAAGGGTTCTGTACTGTATGTGTATGTGCTGTGTTTTCTTCCAAGAGAATGAAAGGGTCACGTGAGAGATTATAGGGTTTTAATCCCAGCCATTGTTTAATAATTTCCTACTGTTATATTTTTTAACCTGCCCAGTAAAAAGTCAGAAGTAAAATCTGTTCTTGTATGGTCACTGGTCAGTAGAAATGTTATGTGAAGACACATTGTCATAGCATGTTTCGATTAACTTTTATCATTTCTTTATTGCAGGGCACAAGGAAGCTGGAAATACATCAGCAACAACTGGAGATTTTAGGTAATAAAACCCATTTTCTGTAATTTATGTTTTATCTTCTATCAGTATCTATGTCACTTTTTGTGGTTAAATTACTTTTTTCTGTAAAAGCTACTTTAGTCATAAAACTAGGACTACTGAAATCAGTCACTAGATGCACAATTATATATGTGCATATTCtccttaggctatgtttgggaGTTTTGGAGGAAGGCTCTGAGAGCAGGGGAAGGGAGGGTTCCAACAAAACCCTCAATTAGGGGAGTGTTTGTGAATTGAGTtttggaggggaggggagggaataATAGGCTAATGAGAAGTCATCCCCTTGTTTGGGAGATTTTAAAAAGGGGGGATGGGTTTGGGGAATTTCGGAAAACCCTCCAAGACTCTTCCTTAGTTGTTTTGTCTTAAAAAACTCCCAAACAAGGGGAGGGCTTCTCATAAGCCTCCCCATTCCCTTCCCTCTCCCTCccctccaaaactcaactcacaaACACACCCTTATGATTCAAGTATTCCATTTTATAACTTCTTTAATGTGACACTCTTATTTCTCCTGCATTTGTCTATATAtacgtgtgtgtgtgtgttggtttGCCTTAAATATAttattggattttttttaatactGTTTGCTTTGTTTTCTTCTGTTAAACTTATGCTTAATATTTTCTAGAATTACACAAGATGAGGGTCAAGAACACTAAGATGAATCATGACATGGAATGTTTGAAGATAGAAAATTGGCGCCTTAGCAAGCAATTGGAGGACAGTAAAGCCCTAAATGATCAACAGGAGAAGAACTTCATAGAGGAGATTCAGAAAGTAAGTAATAGTCAGATTCTGCAGATGCCAGAAAATAAATCATTAGAAGCTTGTCTGGTTTTATATAATTAGATCCCCAGTTTATTTctattatcatttttatttacTTGCTTGGATTTTGAACTTTAGGCTCTTTTCTCCTTAATTAGAAATGGTTATTTCAGTTACTTATAGAGTTGTAGTAGACTCAGTGCCAATTTTGAGCAACACAAGC contains:
- the LOC130726467 gene encoding uncharacterized protein LOC130726467 isoform X1, giving the protein MHLSLWKPISHCASLIMDKKSTKKGFCTGTRKLEIHQQQLEILELHKMRVKNTKMNHDMECLKIENWRLSKQLEDSKALNDQQEKNFIEEIQKLKSVIQDQSQAESGGKFERSNY
- the LOC130726467 gene encoding uncharacterized protein LOC130726467 isoform X2; translated protein: MHLSLWKPISHCASLIMDKKSTKKGFCTVCGTRKLEIHQQQLEILELHKMRVKNTKMNHDMECLKIENWRLSKQLEDSKALNDQQEKNFIEEIQKLKSVIQDQSQAESGGKFERSNY